Sequence from the Bremerella volcania genome:
GGCGATAACCGTGACATTGTTCCCATCCGCCAAGATGTTCCGCAGGTGCGGATCCAGAGATCTCCAACACCCACACGTACTCGTTCGTAGTTCCTGACTGATCGGGACAGCCCCAACGAAGGTCGTGAAGCGTAGTCTCTATCGGCTGACGCAATTCGCGATGGATACGATGAATCATCAGCGCATCTAGTCCGGCGCATTCGTCGACTTCGTTGAAGTGGGGAATCGCTTGTCCTGCGAAAAGTTCTCTAGTGCCTTGTTGATTGAATACTGGAGGACGGTGGGTACTGTTGAGCGTCCCTTCTACCAGATCGCTTGCCGGTGTTAGGTCCTTTAAACCTTGCTGATATTGGATGCCGATCGTTTCGCACCCGAAGTGGTCGGCCAGACGAACGGCCGCGATGTACATGCGGCATTGTTCGAGCACCTGATTGGGGGTTAAGTTTTCGGCGTCATCTTCTCCAAAATGAAACTGCATCCCTGCGTCTTCGAACCAGTGAAAAACCTTCTCCGCATCGGTGTTGGATACCTCTCGCATCTCTGCGAACAGCGCGGACTGACTCAAGCGTTCCTTAAAGACGCCCAGAGGATGTAGAAGGTGATCGGGAATGATCGCGTTGAACATGCCCATACAACCTTCGTCAAAAACTCCCATGATTGCTTTTTGCGTTAGGAGTTCGTCAGCGAGACGTCTACCTACCTGGACTACGGATTGTGGAATCCATTCCGGTTCAAGCGTGACCACATGGTCCGTCGTATGGTGAACCTTCCCGGTTTCTAGCCAGGTCTTCAGATGCGCGAGGAAGAATTCATCGGCAAAGTCCTCGCTCCAAAGCGTCGAGTATTCCGCGCCGGCTTTCGTCAGCGAACCGTTTAAGTTGAGCATCCCCACGAGCCCTGGCCACTGACCGGACCAATTGGCGACGGTAAGGATGGGGCCACGGTGGCTGAGCAGCCCCGCTAGGACATGATGGGAATACTGCCAGACGGCTTCCGCGACGATTAGGGGAGCATTGGGGTCGAT
This genomic interval carries:
- a CDS encoding L-fucose/L-arabinose isomerase family protein, giving the protein MPTQPPPVQLVASGDSRLSANQKCWPAQKALEEALQAAVEKLGYCLQRAHQVTDQGHGFIDSQKRGIEVFRTIDPNAPLIVAEAVWQYSHHVLAGLLSHRGPILTVANWSGQWPGLVGMLNLNGSLTKAGAEYSTLWSEDFADEFFLAHLKTWLETGKVHHTTDHVVTLEPEWIPQSVVQVGRRLADELLTQKAIMGVFDEGCMGMFNAIIPDHLLHPLGVFKERLSQSALFAEMREVSNTDAEKVFHWFEDAGMQFHFGEDDAENLTPNQVLEQCRMYIAAVRLADHFGCETIGIQYQQGLKDLTPASDLVEGTLNSTHRPPVFNQQGTRELFAGQAIPHFNEVDECAGLDALMIHRIHRELRQPIETTLHDLRWGCPDQSGTTNEYVWVLEISGSAPAEHLGGWEQCHGYRQPAMYFPKGGSTLSGVSRPGEIVWSRIYVADNALHMDLGRGESISLPPEETKRRLEATTSVWPIMHGVTYGVSRDQMMAKHRANHVQVAYADDVASADEAFWARAAMANALGIQVNLCGTRKNGSRWEQKD